One genomic region from Candidatus Bathyarchaeia archaeon encodes:
- a CDS encoding cytidine deaminase — MVKIGETEQALLKEASKALANAHVLWGFGVGAAVLAEDGKIYGGCNVESWVSGLGACAERNAINHAILHGNKRIREIAVVTDAKNKGEIKPCGACLQYISDFAESSEIKIVMAKVENARVLFETVKIKRLKELLPEPFEK; from the coding sequence ATGGTTAAAATTGGTGAGACGGAGCAAGCCCTTTTAAAGGAAGCCTCAAAGGCTTTAGCGAACGCCCACGTGCTTTGGGGTTTCGGCGTTGGCGCAGCAGTTCTGGCTGAAGACGGAAAGATTTATGGCGGCTGCAATGTAGAAAGCTGGGTTTCAGGGCTTGGCGCTTGCGCTGAAAGAAACGCCATAAACCATGCCATTTTACATGGGAACAAGCGAATTAGGGAAATAGCCGTTGTGACAGATGCCAAAAACAAGGGTGAAATAAAACCTTGCGGGGCGTGCCTCCAATATATTTCAGACTTTGCTGAAAGCTCCGAAATTAAAATCGTCATGGCAAAAGTTGAAAACGCCAGAGTGCTGTTTGAAACAGTCAAGATAAAGCGGCTTAAGGAGCTTCTCCCAGAGCCTTTTGAGAAATGA